One Sporosarcina sp. FSL W8-0480 genomic window, GGAGGAAAAGGTATCCCATGTCATATACATTCCACGGAACCAAGGGAAAAAAGGTACCGGAACATGGACCGTCTCATTAGACAACGAAGTACTCGCTACAACCCAAGTTGACATAAGAAAATAGGAAAAAGATTCAAAAACAATCATAAATAATTGTGTTGACTATAAAATTTCGGGAAGACTGACTGTATACAGGTCGGTCTTCTTTTCATTTGCACGGAAATATGACATAATTTTTTGAGGTAGAAAGAAGGTGACGATTTGGAAAGACTACAAAAAGTATTGGCCCAAGCCGGCGTTGCATCCCGTAGGAAAGCGGAAAAGCTAATCGTCGATGGGAAAGTAAAAGTGAATGGAATCGTCGTTACTGAATTAGGTACGAAAGTTACCCGTAATGACAGAGTAGAAGTAGAAGGAGTCGAGCTTGTTAAGGAGGAGTTCGTCTATTATTTACTATACAAACCGAGAGGGTACATATCGACTGTAAGCGATGATAAGGGCAGAAAGACGGTCCTCGATCTTCTCCCGATGGTGGAACAACGTATATTCCCAGTCGGCAGACTTGATTTTGATACGTCTGGAATCATCATTTTAACAAATGATGGTGATTTCTCTTATTTGATGACGCATCCGAAATTTGGTATTCACAAAAAATATGTGGCAAAAGTAAAGGGGATCCCAGAACGTAGCGCATTGAAAAAGCTTGAACGAGGTATTGAACTGGACGACGGCATGACGGCACCTGCAAGAGTTAAAATTCAGTCGTTTGACAAAAAAACGGGTACGGCAATTGTTGAAATCACTATCCATGAAGGACGGAATCGACAAGTCCGTAGAATGTTTGACGCTATCGGTTGTCCTGTACAGAAGCTGAGAAGGGAGTCTTTCGCGATGTTGACAACGCACGGATTAAATGCGGGAGAAGCACGTGAACTCACCACTCATGAAGTCAAGCAACTAAGAGTCCTTGCTGAAACAGGCAAAATCGGATAACTAATCATAGCGGGTGGCAACACTGCCACCCTCCGCTTTTGATGACGTCCAGACTCCGGGTGGCAGCCAAAGCCGTAACGAAGAACGGCTTTTACGAGTAAAAGCGAAGTGTTACGAGCATCTCTTTGCACTTACTGTCGAGGCTAACCGCCACCCTCCGCTTTTGATTTGTCACAAACCTATCACGTATTGCTAAATTTACCTATGGTTGATTTGCTATAATTAGAGTTGGAATATTATTATCGTAGGGGGGCTATTCAATTGTCCAAAGCGAATAAAAAACAGTCACGCCTTATTTTTAGAAGTGTTGTTCTTCTATTATTGGCAGCTGCAATTATTTTTTCTATAGTTTCAAAAGACAAGGTGAAAGTCCTTTCGGTAGGCGATAAGGCGCCGAACTTCGAACTTGTTGATTTAGATGGCAATGTTCAACGATTATCTGACTATAAAGGTGAAGGTGTGTTTTTAAATTTCTGGGGCACATGGTGTCCGCCGTGTAAACGGGAAATGCCAGATATGGAAGAACAGTATAATGCTTTTAAAGAAAAAGGGGTTCATGTTTTATCCATAAACAGTGGTGAATCTAATTTAAAGGTGGAAACATTCCGTGATCAATATGGTCTTACTTTTCCAATTGTCATAGACAAGGCGAAGGACATAAGAGACCTATACAATATTCAACCACTTCCAACAACCTTCCTTATCGATAAAGATGGAAGAATAAAAAAGATCATCATTACGGAAATGACTAGGGATGAAATAATTTCCTACATGGAAAGCATCCAACCTTAATAAGGAGTTCATAATCATGAGTAAAATCAAATGCCAATGTGGTCATGAAAATCCGTTTGGAATCGTACTTTGTGAACAATGTGGCAGACCAATGACGGAGGAAGCGAAAAAAGCGGATGTCGTTGATATGCGCTATGAGGGATCAGCGCGGAGATCACAAACCTATAAAAGATCAATTATCGACAAGATATGGAACTTTTTCTCAAGTGTGAAAATTGGTGTCAGCATTATAGTCGCAGTGCTTGCGACATCGGCTATCGGGACGTTATTCCCACAAAAGTTTTACGTGCCTGTTCGAGAAGATGAAATGTTAGCTTACTATGAACGACTTTATGGTTTCATTGGGACGCTTTATTATAAATTAGGCTTCTATGATATGTACAATAGCTGGTGGTTTAAGATACTAATCGGAATGCTTGGAACGTCCATCATTATCGCAAGTGTGGATAGGGTCATCCCTCTATATAAATCATTGAAGAAACAGCGGACCAAACGTCATACTTCCTTCATGAAAAGACAACGTGTCTATGGCATAGGCTCATCTGAAAACCCGGATTTAGCTCTAACAAAAGCAGAGGAAAAATTGAAGGAAATGAAATATAACGTAAAGACGGAAAACGGCGCAATATTAGCCGAAAAAGGACGTTTTTCTCGTTGGGGCCCATATGTCAATCATACGGGGTTAATCATTTTCTTATTCGGTATTCTGTTGCGCGGTATTCCTGGCTTCTATGTCGATGAGACAATGTGGATCCGGGAAGGTGAATTACGTTCGATACCCGGTGCACCCGAGTTCTATTTGAAGAGTAATGATTTCAGTATGGAGTATTATACAAAAGAAGAGGCCGCAGAAGTCTTTGGTGATGCCCTTGATAGAGTAGGTACTATCGTAAAAAATTATCAAACCGATGTAACATTATACAAAAAGAAAGAAGACAGTCTGCCTGGCTCAACGGATTTAGACCTTGTAAAAGATTATTCCATAGTCGTTAATAAGCCACTAAAATTTGAGGGATACAGCATTTTCCAAATGGATTACCGTCTGAATGAACTTAAATCGATGACGATGCAATTAGTGGAAAAGAAAACTGGGAAGTCATTTGGTGAGTTTACGATTGACCTTGATGATCCCGAAGGTGTTTATAAGTTGAATGATGGTGCGCAAGTTAACTTGATAGGATATTATGCAGACTATGATGGTGTTGAAAACGGCGAACCGGTTTCTAAGTCTCCAATACCGAACAACCCAGCATTTATATTCGATATGAGAACGCCTGACAAGCCAAAAGGTGAAAAAAGTTTTGTCGCCATTAGGCAAACATTAGAAACAGAAGAAAATGCATATGCTGTTAAATTTGTCAGTGCAGATACTCGTGATATATCAGGTTTAACAATCCGTAAAGATAAGACTTTATATATACTTCTTTTTGGTGGACTCATTTTCATGATCGGCGTTTGTCAAGGATCCTTCTGGAACCATAGACGTATTTGGGTTCAAAAAGGGGAAGGCGAGGAATTGCTTGTCGCAGCCCATACAAATAAAAACTGGTTCATGTTGAAAAAGGAATTGGATGAAGTCAAAGACTTTGCCAACTTGCCAAAATATGAAGATAGACGGGATAATGAGCCAATCGAGCAAGAGGAAGGAGAAAAATAATTATGAATCTTGCATCACTAAGTGCTAATCTGCTTTTAGTTTCTTTTATCGCCTATATGGTAGCCACTCTTTTCTTCGGTGGGGCGGTGAAAGGTGCAAAATCAGAAGCGTCTTATAAAAATAATAGATGGGGTAAAATTGGTATTACGATAACAATTATCGGTTTTATCACACATATCGGCTATTTTATTACAAGATGGATAGCTTCGGGACATGCACCAATGAGTAATATGTTTGAATTTACAACTGCTTTCGGAATGATGTTAGTAGGGGCTTTCATTCTTATTTTCTTCTTGTATCGAACACCGTCTCTTGGCCTATTCGCATTGCCTATAGCAATCATTATTATTGGCTATGCTAGTATGTTCCCGAGAGAGATTACTCCATTAATCCCTGCTCTGCAAAGCCATTGGTTGGCAATCCATGTTATAACTGCAGCATTAGGAGAGGCGATCCTTGCGATTAGTGCGGTAGCGGGTTTAATTTACCTTTTGAAGAACGTAGATTTGACAAAAAAATCGAAAGAACGGTTTTGGCTTGAAGCGGTCATGTTTACACTTGTACTTGTACTTGGATTTGTAGTGTCCTCTACAACATTCAAAATGACTGGGTATGAAGCTAATTTTACGTATATCGATAAAAATCAGGTGCCCGCAAAAATCGAGTATAATTACCCGCCATTATTCGGAATGAACGAATATGAAGCGCAGACACCTGAAGCAATGACGCCATGGTTTGAAATGCCGGCAATTGTAAATGCGAAAACATTGACTACCTTTGTTTGGTCAGTATTTACGGGTACAATCCTTTATCTGTTGTTACGATTAATTTTCCGTAAATCGATTGCAAGTGTATTCCAGCCATTTGCGAAAAAAGCTAATTCGCAACTTATGGATGAAATCGGTTACCGTTCTGTTTTAATCGGATTCCCTGTTTTCACTCTAGGGGCGCTAATCTTCGCGATGATCTGGGCTCATGAAGCATGGTCAAGATTCTGGGGATGGGATCCTAAAGAGGTTTGGGCACTTATTACTTGGCTCTTCTATGCAGCATTCTTACACGTTCGCCTATCACAAGGTTGGGAGGGTAAGAAATCAGCGTGGCTTGCGGTTATAGGATTTGTTATCATCATGTTCAACTTAATCGCGGTGAACCTGATTATAGCCGGTTTGCATTCTTATGCATAAGCCGATTGGACTGCACAGCTTTCGAAGGGCTGTGCAGTCTTTCTTTTTTTTCAAACAGCTTGTACAATAATAGCAGGAGAGTTGTCGAAAGGAGATATTAATTATGGAGGAAACTGTAAAGTTATTAGTGGTTGATGACGAGGATCGTATCCGTCGTCTTCTGAATATGTATCTTTCTCGAGAAGGCTTTGAAATTGAAGAAGCAATTGATGGTGCAGAGGCAATAGAAAAAGCTCTAACGAATCATTATGATTGCATTTTATTGGATTTAATGATGCCGGAAAAAGACGGTCTACAAGTTTTGCAGGAATTGCGAGATGCAAAAAAAATGACGCCTGTTATCCTCTTAACTGCAAAAGGTGAAGAATCCGACCGCGTAGCAGGGTTTGAAACTGGGGCAGACGATTATATCGTTAAGCCTTTCAGTCCTAGAGAGGTCGTTCTTCGTGTGAAAGCGATTCTTAGACGCTCTGTAACTTTCCCTGATGCAAATGCAGCGAACAGCTCAAAGGATCTTGTTGTCTTCCCTCAATTGACGATAGATCACGATGCCCATCGCGTAACTGCGGAAGGGAAGGAAGTCAATTTAACTCCTAAAGAGTATGAGTTATTGTATTTCCTTGCGAAGGCACCGGATAAAGTTTTTGACCGAGAACAACTATTGAAAGAAGTTTGGCATTATGAGTTTTTCGGAGATTTGCGCACAGTCGACACACATGTGAAACGGCTTAGAGAAAAGCTTAGCCGCGTATCTGAAAGTGCCGCTAAAATGATTGTAACTGTTTGGGGAGTTGGATATAAATTCGAGGTACCTAATGAATAGGATATGGAATTCAATCGTCGGGAAGCTATGGGCAACCATATTGCTTCTCGTTTCCTTTGTCCTATTTATCGTGACCGTACTTCTTTTAGAGTTTCTCGATAATTTCCATACGAACCAAGCAGAGGATTCTCTTCGTAGGGAAGCTACTACTATAGGAAAAATCGTTGTAGATCATGAAAACGAATCGGCTATGCAGCTAATTATTCAAGATATATTGGATAATGAAACGAATGCATTGATCGTAAGCTCTGACAAGAATGTTCAATACTCATTTCATAAAGGGTTAAATGAAAAAAAAATAGAAAAGAAAATTTTAGCTGAATCCAAGTTTTTCACAAACTTAAAGGTGAATGAAAAGATTGTGAAAGAAATGATTTTACCTTCTCTTAAAGATTCTGATGTCATGGAACAATATTTGGTTCTTGTTCATCCCTATGAAGTGACGGAAGGCATTTTCAATTCAATTATAATGTACCAAAGTTTGGATGCTGTTCATCGAACAACGAAGAGAACTACACATATCGTCTTCCTTTCAGCTTTTATCGCTTTCATCTTAACAACAATCTTTGCATTCTTCCTTTCAACCAGAATAACGTCTCCTTTACGAGGGATGAGACAGGCAGCATTTGAACTGTCTAAGGGTAATTTTGACACTCGCCTACCATCGACCCAAAATGACGAGATTGGCCAGTTGGCAACAGCTTTCAATCAAATGGGAAGACAGTTGAAATACCAAATGGAACTAATCAAGCAGGAAAAAGAACAATTATCAAGTATTCTAACGTCCATGACAGATGCTGTCATTACATTTAACAGGGATTATTCAATATTACTTAGCAATCCCCAGGCTGAACGACTTTTACAAAAGTGGTATTTTGCAAATGGAGCAGATGAAAAGGTACTGCCGCCCGAAATTTTCCATATGTTAGAACATGCTATTTCCTTTTCAGAAGAAGTGGAGGATGAATTGGAATTAGCTGGTCAGTTCTATGGTGTTTCAATTAGCCCACTCTATAGTGAAAATAGTATTCGTGGAGCCGTTGCGGTCTTACGAGATATGACTGAACAGCATAAATTAGATAAGCTGAGATCCGATTTCATCGCCAATGTTTCCCATGAGCTAAGAACTCCTATATCCTTGCTTCAAGGCTACAGTGAGGCAATAATTGACGATGTAGTAACGAGTGAAGAGGAACGCAACGAAATGGTCCAAATCATTCATGATGAATCAAAAAGGATGAGTCGTCTTGTTACAGATCTACTCGATCTGGCAAGAATGGAATCGGGTCATATGCGTTTGTATAAAGATCATTTTTCTCTAATCCCGTTTTTAAATAGAGTCTTGAACAAGTTCATGCAAATTGCAAGGGACTCCAATGTCGAACTCTCTCTTAGCTATGAGGAGAATGATAATGGAACAATCTTGTTTGCTGACGATGATCGACTGGAGCAAGTATTTACAAACCTAATTGATAATGCAATTCGCCACACTCCTAATGGAGGAAAAGTGGTAATAAGTGTCGAAAAGAAGAAGGAGACCGTTGACATTACGGTAGCAGATACAGGCAGTGGAATTCCTAAAGAAGATTTGCCATTCATTTTCGAGCGTTTCTATAAGGCGGACAAAGCAAGGACGAGAGGAAAGGGCGGAACAGGTTTAGGGTTGGCGATTGCAAAAACAATAATCGAATCACATGATGGCCGAATAACTGCAGAATTGGCTCATCCATCAGGGACTGTCTTCAATTGCACATTGCCATTAGGCCCGAAACAAGCCGATTTAAATTCCTAACTATCGATCAAAAATCAATACCCAAAGATGAAACTTTTCATCTTGAATTACGACTAATGTATTGAACGGGGGGATTTTGTGGATGACTCCGTTTTCCACAGGCTGTATGAGCAATATCATCAGGATATTTTCAACTTTCTTATCTATTTAACCGGAGATCGTACCCAGTCTGAAGACCTAATGCATGAGGTATATATTCGGGTGTTGCGTGCATATTCCGGATTTGAAGGTAAAAGTTCTGAAAAAACTTGGCTGTTTTCAATCGCAAAAAATGTTGCTATTGACCATTTCAGAAAGAAATCTGTAAGGCAAAAACATCATTTCGATAAATTTGATTGGGAGCAAAGCGAGCTTGTATCTGGCGGCAGTACTCCTGATGAATTACTATCATTGAATGAAGACATGAAGCAATTGCTCTCAGTATTAAACACATGCACGGGCGATCAAAAAATGGTAATTGTCTTACGGTACTTCCAAGAGCTGTCCATTGCCGAAACAGCGGAAACACTTGGTTGGACGGAAGGAAAAGTGAAGACAACCCAGCACCGTGCCATTAAAGCTTTACAAAAGAAAATGAATGCTCTTTCGGAAGAAGGGGGAAGTTGAATGGCAAACAATCAATGGAATGACGACAATTTAGATAAACTCCTTCATTCAATGCCGAAAATCAAGGATGGCCGCCCTTCATCAGAAATCTTGGAACGTCTGAAAAATGATAATCGATTGAAAGAAGACCGTCGTCCGAAAGTTAAAAAATGGATACCAAGTATCGTTGCAGTTGCCGCCTTATTATTACTCAGCTTGCTTTTGCCGTCCATGTTAAAAGGCAACCAAGACATGGTATCCGAACCAATGATGGATAATGCAAGATCAGCTAATAAGGAATCGATTACGATGGATAATAAAGCTGAAAAGGCATCAGTTGAAGAAGATAGTGACTCAGAATCTTTTGAAACGACGACATTTTCTTCAATGGATATTATGGGTATGAGAAGTCATGTCGTTTTAGCAAAAGAAAACGATAATACGTTCTCCCTAAATCTTGGACTTATTCATGAAGCGAATGTAGTACCGGTTACTATTCTTATTGATAAAGACAGGGTTCAAACTGATTTAGAAATTGATCATCCGGATAGTGTGGCGCTATATAAGGAATATGCAGGACTGTTTGATGAAGAAAGTTATGGTTTTGATAATTATCATCCATATAAAGGGGAATTGACGACAACTGGAAAGACAGTGATTCATAAACTTCCGGAGAATCATGGATATGATATGGCAGTAGCTATTTTAAACTCATACACTGATTCAACAAAGGAAACTTTTACTGATTTTGATGAATTTAAAGTAGTCGATGAAGGCGGAAATCCACTGGTATTTGATTATGTAGGAGAAGCTATGGAATTCTCCTTAAAACGTCAGCTGCCTTATTTCAAGTATGTCATGCCTTCAGGGGAAACTTATTTAGTACCATATGAAAATGGGGATTCCTCTACTGTAACTCAAGCTTTACTTTCAATGAAGAAGGCGGACAACGACATTGTGAAAGAGGTTATTCCAACAGGAATTGACTACCAAGTTACCGAATCGCATGGAGTTGCTGTTGTGACTTTTGATTCACCTTTAGATTTTACAACAATACCTGAACACGATGTATTGCAAATGATAGAGGGCTTCATGTTGACGGCAAGTAATTACGACGTACAGGTCCAATTGAAAAATATTGAACAAAGTCATTTTGAAAATTATGATCTAACAAAACCGTTACCAAAGCCGATCGGCGCAAATCCAATTTGGTTACCATAATGAAAAGCATTTTGTAAACAGGTGAGTTTACAAAATGCTTTTTTTAATCTACAATAGAGTAGTAATATAATATTGATTCATCTTCGGGGCAGGGTGCAATTCCCGACCGGCGGAAATAGAAGATATTCTTCTTAGCCCGCGAGCTTAACAGCTGATTCCGGTGAGATTCCGGAGCCGACAGTATAGTCTGGATGGGAGAAGGTGAAGGTGCAGCCGTCTTTTTGTGTTGTCTACAAAAAGGGTGCTTATTTAAGTATGGGGATATATGGAGAAAATTTCTTTATAATCAACCCCTTATTTAATGTTGCCTTTTAAACTCTCCCTGAAGCTATTTTAGCTTTGGGGTTTTTTAGTGGACACACAATATTCGGTCAGACCTTTCCTCTTTTGAAGTGAATCGTAAAAGGAGAGAGGAACAAAATGAACAACAAGAAGTTAAGAAAAATGATTCTCATCGCGATGTTAGGGAGCATTTCAACAGTTTTAATGCAGTTGAATTTCCCCCTGCCGGCATTACCATCATTCCTGAAAATCGACTTCAGTGAAATCCCGGCAGTATTAGCAATTATGACGATGGGGCCAGTTGCAGGTATTGCAGTAGAACTTCTGAAGAATGTATTGCATTGGTTTTTATCAGGAAGTCCCACAGGTGTACCTGTTGGAGAGATGGCAAACTTTGTTACAGGAATTCTATTCATTATGCCAATCTATTTCATCTTCAATAAAATTAAATCTACTAAAGGACTTACGGTGGGTCTAATTGTAGGAACTGCTTCAATGGCTATCGGAATGAGCGTATTGAATTATGCAGTGTTCCTACCGATGTACGTTTACTTTTTAAATATGCCACCCTATACGGGTGACGCAATGTTTAATGTAATCGTATTAGGGATCCTTCCATTTAATCTAATAAAAGGAATCATGTTAATGGTTGTTTCGTTATTGTTATATAAGAGTATGTATAAATGGATTAACCAACAACAGCATAAGTTATCGATGTAAGGAAGAGGCTATCCCGGTTGTTTTGGGATAGCCTTTTTAGTGTACAAAAATATTCCCTCCACTACAATCAACGAAGAAACTTACAAAAATTACATGAATTTTGTATTCAATTTTCAAATAAGTTAAATATCCATGTGGTATAATATGGTTGGTGTAAAAGTAACGCGCTTCAAGTTATTGAGGAGACAATACTTTGAATAAAACCCACAAAATAATTTCTGAATTTCAAAGTTAGTAGGGGGTGTAACATGAAAATCGATTTGGAAACGATTAATGAAGTACTAGCAATGTATAAAATCAATGGGCAAGTCACTAACATTCATTATTTTATTCATTATTATGATGAGACAAATGCGGAAGTGAAAATAATATGCAAAGTGAAATTCGCTGATAGAAATCCGCTTGTTGTGAAATTTGTCAGGGAAAAAGAACATCCAACTCATATTATTGAGTCCCAAAGTGTCTTTTCCGACTATTTAAGGAAACATGGTATTTTAACACCTAAAAGGTATGTCAGTAAGGGAAGGTACTGCCAAAATTATAAATTGAATCATCTAAAAGTTGCTGTTACTGTTGAGGATTATTTAGGAGAAGAGATCAAAGCAATCGACCTTACCCTTGCCTATAAATTGGGCCAATTATTGGGGAAAATCCATAGAATATCGGAGGAAGGGAACTGTCTAATTGGTAGCCCTACTATTTTTAATCTTGTTGGGTATAACGAAGTCAGTGGATATGATGCTTTTTGTAAGTTAGGTGATTCAGGCGCAATTGATACAGTTATGTATCGGAAAATAAACGAGCTATATACAAAAAAGCTTGAGACCGTAAAGTTGGCTTGGAATAGGTTACCAAGGTTTGCCACACAAGGCGATATTTCTATAAACAATTTGTCATACATAGAAGGGGATATCGGGATTTACGATTATAATATTGCTGGTGATGAAACCCTTGTTGGCGACATGGTGCTTGAGGGATTGTTGACAGCTT contains:
- a CDS encoding pseudouridine synthase produces the protein MERLQKVLAQAGVASRRKAEKLIVDGKVKVNGIVVTELGTKVTRNDRVEVEGVELVKEEFVYYLLYKPRGYISTVSDDKGRKTVLDLLPMVEQRIFPVGRLDFDTSGIIILTNDGDFSYLMTHPKFGIHKKYVAKVKGIPERSALKKLERGIELDDGMTAPARVKIQSFDKKTGTAIVEITIHEGRNRQVRRMFDAIGCPVQKLRRESFAMLTTHGLNAGEARELTTHEVKQLRVLAETGKIG
- the resA gene encoding thiol-disulfide oxidoreductase ResA, translating into MSKANKKQSRLIFRSVVLLLLAAAIIFSIVSKDKVKVLSVGDKAPNFELVDLDGNVQRLSDYKGEGVFLNFWGTWCPPCKREMPDMEEQYNAFKEKGVHVLSINSGESNLKVETFRDQYGLTFPIVIDKAKDIRDLYNIQPLPTTFLIDKDGRIKKIIITEMTRDEIISYMESIQP
- a CDS encoding cytochrome c biogenesis protein ResB; protein product: MSKIKCQCGHENPFGIVLCEQCGRPMTEEAKKADVVDMRYEGSARRSQTYKRSIIDKIWNFFSSVKIGVSIIVAVLATSAIGTLFPQKFYVPVREDEMLAYYERLYGFIGTLYYKLGFYDMYNSWWFKILIGMLGTSIIIASVDRVIPLYKSLKKQRTKRHTSFMKRQRVYGIGSSENPDLALTKAEEKLKEMKYNVKTENGAILAEKGRFSRWGPYVNHTGLIIFLFGILLRGIPGFYVDETMWIREGELRSIPGAPEFYLKSNDFSMEYYTKEEAAEVFGDALDRVGTIVKNYQTDVTLYKKKEDSLPGSTDLDLVKDYSIVVNKPLKFEGYSIFQMDYRLNELKSMTMQLVEKKTGKSFGEFTIDLDDPEGVYKLNDGAQVNLIGYYADYDGVENGEPVSKSPIPNNPAFIFDMRTPDKPKGEKSFVAIRQTLETEENAYAVKFVSADTRDISGLTIRKDKTLYILLFGGLIFMIGVCQGSFWNHRRIWVQKGEGEELLVAAHTNKNWFMLKKELDEVKDFANLPKYEDRRDNEPIEQEEGEK
- the ccsB gene encoding c-type cytochrome biogenesis protein CcsB, whose protein sequence is MNLASLSANLLLVSFIAYMVATLFFGGAVKGAKSEASYKNNRWGKIGITITIIGFITHIGYFITRWIASGHAPMSNMFEFTTAFGMMLVGAFILIFFLYRTPSLGLFALPIAIIIIGYASMFPREITPLIPALQSHWLAIHVITAALGEAILAISAVAGLIYLLKNVDLTKKSKERFWLEAVMFTLVLVLGFVVSSTTFKMTGYEANFTYIDKNQVPAKIEYNYPPLFGMNEYEAQTPEAMTPWFEMPAIVNAKTLTTFVWSVFTGTILYLLLRLIFRKSIASVFQPFAKKANSQLMDEIGYRSVLIGFPVFTLGALIFAMIWAHEAWSRFWGWDPKEVWALITWLFYAAFLHVRLSQGWEGKKSAWLAVIGFVIIMFNLIAVNLIIAGLHSYA
- a CDS encoding response regulator transcription factor, translating into MEETVKLLVVDDEDRIRRLLNMYLSREGFEIEEAIDGAEAIEKALTNHYDCILLDLMMPEKDGLQVLQELRDAKKMTPVILLTAKGEESDRVAGFETGADDYIVKPFSPREVVLRVKAILRRSVTFPDANAANSSKDLVVFPQLTIDHDAHRVTAEGKEVNLTPKEYELLYFLAKAPDKVFDREQLLKEVWHYEFFGDLRTVDTHVKRLREKLSRVSESAAKMIVTVWGVGYKFEVPNE
- a CDS encoding ATP-binding protein, coding for MNRIWNSIVGKLWATILLLVSFVLFIVTVLLLEFLDNFHTNQAEDSLRREATTIGKIVVDHENESAMQLIIQDILDNETNALIVSSDKNVQYSFHKGLNEKKIEKKILAESKFFTNLKVNEKIVKEMILPSLKDSDVMEQYLVLVHPYEVTEGIFNSIIMYQSLDAVHRTTKRTTHIVFLSAFIAFILTTIFAFFLSTRITSPLRGMRQAAFELSKGNFDTRLPSTQNDEIGQLATAFNQMGRQLKYQMELIKQEKEQLSSILTSMTDAVITFNRDYSILLSNPQAERLLQKWYFANGADEKVLPPEIFHMLEHAISFSEEVEDELELAGQFYGVSISPLYSENSIRGAVAVLRDMTEQHKLDKLRSDFIANVSHELRTPISLLQGYSEAIIDDVVTSEEERNEMVQIIHDESKRMSRLVTDLLDLARMESGHMRLYKDHFSLIPFLNRVLNKFMQIARDSNVELSLSYEENDNGTILFADDDRLEQVFTNLIDNAIRHTPNGGKVVISVEKKKETVDITVADTGSGIPKEDLPFIFERFYKADKARTRGKGGTGLGLAIAKTIIESHDGRITAELAHPSGTVFNCTLPLGPKQADLNS
- the sigX gene encoding RNA polymerase sigma factor SigX; the protein is MDDSVFHRLYEQYHQDIFNFLIYLTGDRTQSEDLMHEVYIRVLRAYSGFEGKSSEKTWLFSIAKNVAIDHFRKKSVRQKHHFDKFDWEQSELVSGGSTPDELLSLNEDMKQLLSVLNTCTGDQKMVIVLRYFQELSIAETAETLGWTEGKVKTTQHRAIKALQKKMNALSEEGGS
- a CDS encoding ECF transporter S component codes for the protein MNNKKLRKMILIAMLGSISTVLMQLNFPLPALPSFLKIDFSEIPAVLAIMTMGPVAGIAVELLKNVLHWFLSGSPTGVPVGEMANFVTGILFIMPIYFIFNKIKSTKGLTVGLIVGTASMAIGMSVLNYAVFLPMYVYFLNMPPYTGDAMFNVIVLGILPFNLIKGIMLMVVSLLLYKSMYKWINQQQHKLSM